In Citrus sinensis cultivar Valencia sweet orange chromosome 4, DVS_A1.0, whole genome shotgun sequence, one DNA window encodes the following:
- the LOC127901903 gene encoding uncharacterized protein LOC127901903 — translation MEEIQHKLHKHFPSLPQNALRKIYKARCERLRLLMINGIPSDIRWLIEAKVRLAGEFSGQFVSYMPGFGKSTFAKKRRAKRLGSKCHNCVRLGCKRPDCKSLGMVSDTREDKIKFVKDGMSKESLDDILRSLETHRSGIVQREIYNLWILFQKQSAQLSLGNLTQKDPVCQFIRKLDGKPILDP, via the coding sequence atggaagaaatacaacataaactccataagcattttccctctctccctcagaatgccctcaggaaaatttacaaagctcgttgtgaacgactgcgtttgttaatgatcaatggcattccttctgacattcgttggttaattgaagcaaaggtccgattagcaggtgagttttctggtcaatttgtttcttacatgcctggttttggtaaaagtacgTTTGCTAAGAAAAGGAGAGCTAAACGACTTGGCTCAAAATGTCATAACTGTGTGAGACTTGGTTGCAAACGACCagattgtaaatctttaggaatggtttctgatactcgtgaagataaaattaaattcgttaaagatggcatgagtaaagaatcgttggatgatatcttacgatctcttgagacgCATCGAAGCGGAATTGTGCAACGTGAGATTTACAATTTGTGGATACTATTCCAAAAACAAAGTGCACAGTTaagtcttgggaatctgactcaaaaagaccctgtttgccagtttataagaaaactggatgggaagccgatcctcgacccatag
- the LOC127901902 gene encoding probable cytokinin riboside 5'-monophosphate phosphoribohydrolase LOGL10 has translation MASSSSKQFKNICVLSGFHYGKYKEFVQAAVDLGRVIAERKLHLVYGGGERGLSRLVSEAVFTRGSQVLGIIPKPMKPLVCMSGPPIGEELVVSSMQERISEMMNHADAFIFLPGDLATFEALITFASWAHLNIHQKPIGLLNVNNFYDGLLTFINHAIKNHFVPHSVKKLFISASTANELLDLLQAYTPEPDPQTVALNWSTNDGNGNSSSNKKCDLDLTLRL, from the coding sequence ATGGCATCATCTTCgagtaaacaattcaaaaatatttgtgtgctttctgggttTCACTATGGAAAGTACAAAGAGTTCGTTCAGGCAGCtgtagatcttggtcgtgtcatagcagagaggaaactgcatcttgtatatggaggaggtgaacgagggttatcaagacttgtctcagaagctgtttttaccagaggaagccaagtactCGGCATTATCCCAAAACCCATGAAACCGCTAGTGTGCATGTCTGGCCCaccaattggagaagaattagtggtatcaagtatgcaagagagaatatctgaaatgatgaatcatgctgatgcttttattttcttgccaggagatcttgcaacttttgaggcactaattacatttgcatcttgggcccacttgaacattcatcaaaaacccatcggtttgttaaatgttaataatttttatgacggcttgctaacttttattaaccatgcaataaagaatcattttgttccacattctgtaaaaaaactctttatctctgcttctactgctaatgagttacttgatcttttgcaaGCTTATACACCAGAGCCAGATCCACAGACTGTTGCACTGAATTGGTCGACTAATGACGGTaacggtaacagtagcagtaaTAAGAAGTGCgatttagatttaactctccgtttgtaa